The following are encoded together in the Populus trichocarpa isolate Nisqually-1 chromosome 5, P.trichocarpa_v4.1, whole genome shotgun sequence genome:
- the LOC18099136 gene encoding protein ALTERED PHOSPHATE STARVATION RESPONSE 1, which produces MGCAVSKQDEEDNVVSLCRERKRLLKFAVERRYAFADAQCKYNQSLYGVAMALRLFVARHSSPNSPFLITFPSTSSTNDPKETLICNSNFHQQRPTEATHATISCQDSVSKVSLVSPKLETQKQEVQECSDSEDFEEESDSEDGGGVCSHFYGNEDGEAVCDHFYDEASPLMPSSERGFGWDFFNPFDEVRTEVVNGFRQSSDEDFRAVREKEGIPELEEVNERLKSENEQVDMKIGDVGCKESGVSDVKSGDSANVEIGDSKGLRVIDTPTKGRELLEALKDIEDHFVKAYDSGMEISRMLEANRVQFLSGLDEIKESSNKLARSITWSRSLSSRSSSSKSLLSSSSVSSSMWTELKSDLFDDYGMDAGSHSLTLGRLYAWEKKLYEEVKAGEQTRKLYVRKCSRLRNQDTSEEGLHLIDKSCAEANDLHSRISVALRSVESISDRIQKLRDEELEPQLVELLHGLMRNWKMMLESHETQNRVMLEVNYFNCPAYGKFSNDSHRLATLQLEAELDNWHSSFTAYVSTQKAYIEALGGWLSHFVSPKVEFCSSGNSLVRPYRINWPPLLVTCHDWLACLDKLPRKTVTCAMKSFGKDIHALWNQQGEEQQQKRKVDGLAKELDRRTLAFQRAERRILESKISEQESKLTARNCIEYIAERKNQLEMFRKRLDEEQGKHLASMQETHGITINGFQRGFSSVFESLAEFSKATVKMYSDLGTYMKNAKTEENNDSNISYMEEMGSRAPSCKA; this is translated from the exons ATGGGGTGTGCAGTGTCAAAGCAAGATGAAGAAGACAATGTGGTCTCGCTgtgtagagaaagaaaaagactaCTTAAGTTCGCTGTAGAGAGAAGGTATGCTTTTGCAGATGCTCAATGTAAATATAACCAGTCTCTTTATGGAGTAGCAATGGCTTTAAGGTTGTTTGTTGCTAGACATTCATCTCCAAATTCTCCTTTCCTTATTACCTTCCCTTCTACTTCCTCTACTAATGACCCTAAAGAGACCCTTATTTGCAATTCCAACTTTCATCAACAAAGACCAACTGAAGCCACGCATGCGACTATTTCATGTCAAGACTCGGTTTCTAAAGTTTCTTTAGTGTCTCCCAAGTTAGAGACTCAAAAACAAGAAGTTCAAGAATGTAGTGATAGTGAggattttgaagaagaaagtgacAGTGAAGATGGAGGAGGGGTTTGCTCACATTTTTATGGCAATGAAGACGGGGAAGCAGTTTGTGATCATTTTTATGATGAGGCGAGTCCATTAATGCCATCATCAGAGAGGGGATTTGGGTGGGATTTTTTTAACCCTTTTGATGAAGTGAGGACTGAAGTGGTAAATGGATTTCGTCAAAGCTCTGATGAGGATTTCAGGGCTGTGAGAGAGAAGGAGGGGATTCCTGAGCTAGAAGAAGTAAACGAGAGATTAAAGAGTGAGAATGAACAAGTGGATATGAAAATTGGTGATGTGGGTTGCAAAGAGAGTGGGGTTAGTGATGTGAAAAGTGGGGATAGTGCTAATGTTGAAATAGGAGACAGCAAGGGTTTAAGAGTGATTGATACACCAACAAAGGGGAGGGAATTGCTGGAAGCATTGAAGGATATTGAGGACCATTTTGTTAAGGCTTATGATTCTGGTATGGAAATTTCAAGGATGCTGGAGGCCAATAGGGTTCAATTTCTATCTGGTTTGGATGAAATCAAAG AGAGCTCAAATAAGCTTGCCCGATCAATTACCTGGAGCCGTTCCCTCTCATCTCGGTCCTCCTCTTCTAAAAGTCTCCTTTCATCTAGCTCTGTCAGTTCTTCCATGTGGACAGAACTCAAGAGTGATCTATTTGATGACTATGGGATGGATGCAGGGAGCCACTCCTTGACCCTTGGACGATTATATGCTTGGGAGAAGAAACTTTATGAGGAAGTGAAG GCTGGAGAGCAGACCAGGAAACTCTACGTACGAAAATGCTCTCGTTTGAGAAATCAGGATACTTCTGAAGAGGGCCTCCACTTGATAGATAAATCATGTGCTGAAGCAAATGACCTGCATAGTCGGATCTCAGTTGCGCTGCGAAGTGTGGAATCAATCTCTGACAGAATCCAGAAATTGAGAGATGAAGAGTTGGAGCCACAACTTGTCGAACTGCTACATGG CCTAATGAGGAACTGGAAGATGATGTTGGAATCCCATGAAACCCAAAATCGAGTAATGCTTGAAGTGAATTATTTCAACTGTCCAGCATATGGGAAGTTCTCCAATGACTCTCATCGTCTCGCTACTCTTCAACTTGAGGCAGAACTTGACAATTGGCATTCATCTTTCACTGCTTATGTATCTACACAGAAGGCATACATTGAAGCTCTTGGTGGTTGGCTATCCCATTTTGTTTCTCCAAAAGTTGAATTCTGCTCCAGTGGCAACTCTTTAGTCCGTCCTTATAGAATAAATTGGCCACCATTGCTAGTAACCTGTCATGATTGGTTAGCATGCCTAGATAAGTTGCCACGTAAGACTGTTACTTGTGCCATGAAGAGCTTTGGAAAGGATATCCATGCCCTATGGAATCAGCAAGGagaagaacaacaacaaaagaGGAAAGTTGATGGATTGGCCAAAGAACTTGACAGGAGGACTCTGGCATTCCAGAGAGCAGAGAGGAGGATTCTTGAATCCAAGATTTCTGAGCAGGAATCTAAATTGACGGCGCGTAACTGCATAGAATACATAGCtgaaaggaaaaatcaattGGAAATGTTCAGGAAGAGGCTAGATGAAGAGCAGGGAAAGCACCTTGCTAGCATGCAAGAGACACATGGGATCACCATAAATGGATTTCAGAGAGGATTTTCTTCAGTGTTTGAGTCCTTGGCTGAGTTTTCGAAGGCAACAGTAAAGATGTATTCTGATCTCGGTACGTAcatgaaaaatgcaaaaacagaAGAGAATAATGATAGTAACATATCCTATATGGAAGAGATGGGATCCCGGGCTCCAAGTTGTAAGGCATAA
- the LOC18099137 gene encoding probable protein phosphatase 2C 46, translating to MLSRLINFLRACWLPSSDRYVHTGSEAAGRQDGLLWYKDTGQHMNGEFSMAVVQANNLLEDQSQIESGPLSTLDSGPYGTFVGIYDGHGGPETSRYVNDHLFQHLKRFTSEQQSMSVDVIRKAYQATEEGFLSLVTKQWPMKPQIAAVGSCCLVAVICGGILYIANLGDSRAVLGRLVKATGEVLAIQLSSEHNVAIESVRQEMHSLHPDDSQIVVLKHNVWRVKGLIQISRSIGDVYLKKAEFNRAPLYAKFRLREPFKRPILSSEPSISVHELQPHDQFLIFASDGLWEHLSNQEAVDIVQNHPRNGIARRLIKAALQEAAKKREMRYSDLKKIDRGVRRHFHDDITVAVVFLDANLVSRASTVKGPSVSVRGGGIHLPAKTLVPCATPMEINST from the exons ATGTTATCAAGGTTGATAAACTTTTTGAGGGCCTGCTGGCTGCCATCCTCGGACCGTTACGTTCACACAGGTTCGGAAGCAGCTGGCCGGCAAGATGGGCTACTTTGGTACAAAGACACCGGACAGCATATGAATGGTGAATTCTCTATGGCTGTTGTGCAGGCCAATAATTTACTTGAGGATCAAAGTCAGATTGAGTCAGGTCCGTTGAGCACTCTTGATTCTGGTCCTTATGGCACGTTTGTGGGAATATATGATGGTCATGGTGGGCCGGAGACATCACGTTATGTCAATGATCATCTCTTCCAGCATCTAAAGA GATTCACCTCTGAACAACAATCCATGTCTGTGGATGTGATTCGGAAAGCATACCAAGCAACTGAAGAGGGATTTCTTTCTCTTGTCACCAAGCAGTGGCCTATGAAACCTCAAATTGCAGCTGTTGGATCTTGCTGTCTAGTGGCCGTGATTTGTGGCGGTATCCTCTACATTGCCAACCTTGGTGATTCCCGAGCTGTCCTTGGGAGGCTTGTCAAGGCAACTGGAGAGGTTCTTGCCATCCAGCTGTCATCAGAGCATAATGTGGCAATAGAATCTGTCAGACAGGAGATGCATTCTTTGCATCCTGATGATTCACAAATTGTGGTTTTGAAGCATAACGTATGGCGTGTGAAGGGCTTGATACAG ATTTCTAGATCTATTGGCGATGTATATCTAAAGAAGGCTGAATTCAACAGAGCGCCGCTGTATGCAAAGTTCCGTCTTCGTGAACCTTTTAAGAGGCCTATTTTAAGCTCTGAACCTTCAATTTCTGTGCATGAACTTCAACCTCATGATCAGTTTCTGATATTTGCTTCTGATGGGCTGTGGGAGCACCTTAGCAATCAAGAAGCAGTTGATATAGTTCAAAATCATCCCCGCAAT GGAATTGCTCGAAGGCTCATAAAAGCTGCATTGCAAGAAGCTGctaagaaaagagaaatgagaTACTCGGACTTGAAGAAAATTGACCGTGGTGTCCGTCGGCATTTCCATGATGACATCACAGTAGCAGTTGTATTTCTTGATGCAAATCTTGTGAGCAGAGCTAGCACAGTCAAAGGGCCTTCTGTCTCTGTCAGGGGAGGTGggattcacctacctgcaaaAACCCTAGTCCCCTGTGCCACTCCAATGGAGATTAATAGCACTTAA